In Candidatus Vicinibacter proximus, the following are encoded in one genomic region:
- a CDS encoding CotH kinase family protein: MNSKKISLKTFGALALSIYCILFPLAYLLGQNSDFYDIHEIQEIKIYFDYDNWDYRLDTAKAGKEDYILAKSCLINGILFDSVGVKYKGNSSYRNTYVKNPLHIKLDWILDKQDYQNYSSIKLGNNFSDPSAVREALSYNILSNYMDCSKANFSKVYINDKYIGLYTNVEAVNKKFCSDHFGSADHVFVKGNPDRPGVNSTSNLVFNTYDSTKYYSYYGMENGFGWAKLIALMDTLKNNSTALPKIMDIDRAIWMHAFNSVFSNYDSYTGSFSQNYYLYEDDYGRFLPIIWDLNMSIGGFPGGIGGGGGTTTDKIPFFNGETNAARPLIQKILQVPQYKRMYTAHVRTFCNEFVANKEFEVIAKKYQTIVDSLVKTDPNSLTTYSAFQTSLTAAISSGGGPGGAVPGISTLMNARLNYFKTISEFNAIPPAIVKINWDNASPKIEDTVWINVTLDSKAEIYLGFRRKKSRPFEKKILFDDGLHHDGLAGDGVYGNFVIPDSRKTQYYIYAENTQAGIFSPERAEFEYHILEASEPYPLLQKGEVVINELMSSNQSYILDMSDDKYEDWAELYNNTNQEIDLGGLYFSDDFTKKDKWEFPKGTVIPAKGRLVMWLDEDSSEPTGLHANFKLSAGGEELILSRPDGTILDSLSFGAIPTDNSLERCPDGIGTFAITAKPTYDKVNCNVSSNEDQQVNVQWSVFPNPALDNFKVQFDEYVSGIVFIQDLNGVIKFRKEFSLEEQISISLNDIPSGMYLVHINLDTNQKLVKKIIVL, encoded by the coding sequence ATGAATTCAAAAAAGATATCCTTGAAGACATTTGGAGCGCTTGCTCTTTCCATTTACTGCATCCTATTTCCCCTTGCTTACCTTTTGGGTCAAAATAGTGATTTCTATGACATCCATGAGATTCAGGAAATTAAGATATATTTTGATTACGACAATTGGGATTACCGTCTGGATACTGCCAAAGCCGGAAAGGAAGACTACATTCTTGCAAAATCATGCCTTATAAACGGTATTTTGTTTGATAGTGTGGGTGTTAAATACAAGGGCAATAGTTCTTATAGAAATACCTATGTAAAAAACCCTCTCCACATTAAGTTGGACTGGATTTTGGATAAACAGGATTATCAAAATTATTCCAGTATAAAGCTGGGAAACAATTTTTCAGACCCTTCAGCGGTTCGTGAAGCTTTGTCTTACAATATACTTTCCAATTATATGGATTGCTCCAAAGCTAACTTTTCGAAGGTCTATATTAACGACAAATACATCGGCTTGTATACCAATGTGGAGGCTGTTAATAAGAAATTCTGTAGTGATCATTTTGGCAGTGCAGATCACGTATTTGTCAAAGGTAATCCGGATCGCCCCGGAGTAAATTCAACAAGCAATTTGGTGTTTAATACCTATGATAGCACTAAATATTATAGTTATTATGGAATGGAAAATGGATTTGGATGGGCCAAATTAATAGCGTTGATGGACACACTAAAAAATAATTCTACAGCACTCCCTAAAATCATGGATATCGACAGAGCAATATGGATGCATGCATTCAATAGTGTTTTTTCGAATTACGACAGTTATACCGGTTCATTCTCCCAAAATTACTATCTCTATGAAGACGACTATGGTCGCTTTCTTCCAATCATTTGGGATCTCAACATGAGTATAGGCGGCTTTCCCGGTGGCATAGGTGGAGGTGGCGGTACCACAACAGATAAAATCCCTTTTTTCAATGGGGAAACAAACGCAGCCAGACCATTGATTCAAAAAATATTACAGGTTCCTCAGTACAAAAGAATGTATACTGCCCACGTAAGAACATTCTGTAATGAATTTGTTGCCAATAAAGAATTTGAAGTAATTGCTAAAAAATATCAAACCATTGTGGATTCATTGGTTAAAACAGACCCAAATAGTCTGACCACTTATTCTGCTTTTCAAACTTCTTTGACTGCAGCTATTTCATCAGGTGGTGGGCCCGGTGGTGCGGTGCCCGGAATTTCAACTTTAATGAACGCCCGCCTCAACTATTTTAAAACAATATCTGAATTCAACGCGATTCCACCTGCTATTGTAAAAATTAATTGGGATAATGCTTCTCCGAAGATTGAGGATACTGTTTGGATTAACGTTACTTTAGATTCTAAGGCTGAGATTTATCTTGGTTTTAGAAGGAAGAAGAGCCGTCCTTTTGAAAAGAAAATATTATTTGATGATGGTCTTCACCACGATGGACTGGCAGGTGATGGGGTGTATGGGAATTTTGTGATTCCTGATTCCAGAAAAACTCAATATTATATTTATGCAGAAAATACCCAGGCAGGAATTTTCTCTCCTGAAAGAGCCGAATTCGAATACCACATTTTGGAAGCTAGTGAACCATACCCTCTTCTGCAAAAAGGAGAAGTTGTGATCAACGAACTAATGAGCAGCAACCAAAGCTATATCTTGGATATGAGTGATGATAAGTACGAAGATTGGGCGGAGTTATACAACAATACAAACCAGGAAATCGATCTTGGCGGTCTGTATTTCTCAGATGACTTTACCAAAAAAGATAAATGGGAATTTCCAAAAGGAACGGTAATTCCTGCAAAAGGACGACTGGTTATGTGGTTGGATGAAGACAGCTCGGAACCAACTGGACTTCATGCCAATTTTAAATTGTCGGCCGGTGGTGAGGAACTTATTTTATCCAGACCGGATGGAACCATCCTGGACAGTTTGAGCTTCGGGGCAATACCAACAGACAATTCATTGGAAAGATGCCCGGATGGAATCGGTACTTTTGCAATAACCGCAAAACCTACCTATGACAAAGTTAATTGCAATGTTTCCAGTAATGAAGATCAACAGGTGAATGTTCAGTGGAGTGTTTTTCCAAACCCTGCTTTGGATAATTTCAAGGTGCAATTTGATGAATATGTTTCTGGTATTGTTTTTATCCAGGATTTAAATGGAGTAATCAAATTCAGAAAGGAATTCTCTCTTGAAGAACAAATATCTATTTCTCTGAATGATATACCTTCAGGTATGTATTTAGTCCATATTAACCTGGATACCAATCAAAAGTTAGTAAAGAAAATAATTGTCTTGTAG
- a CDS encoding SRPBCC domain-containing protein, whose protein sequence is MEFELIHVFNVLPEVIFTSFLDSKAHTEMTGAEANVSDREGDEFTAWDGYISGRNVELEQGRKIIQFWRTTEFDEGQADSLIEIQLEPTEDGQTVLRLLHKNLPESDDQYIKGWQDYYFKPMEIYFNSLKR, encoded by the coding sequence ATGGAATTTGAATTAATTCATGTTTTTAATGTTTTGCCTGAAGTAATTTTTACGTCTTTTCTGGATTCAAAAGCGCACACCGAAATGACCGGGGCGGAGGCAAATGTATCAGATCGTGAAGGTGATGAATTCACTGCATGGGATGGATATATCAGTGGTAGGAATGTGGAACTTGAACAAGGAAGAAAAATTATTCAATTCTGGAGAACCACAGAGTTTGATGAAGGGCAAGCGGATAGCTTGATCGAAATACAACTTGAGCCGACTGAAGATGGACAAACTGTATTGAGATTATTACACAAAAATCTTCCAGAAAGTGATGACCAATATATTAAAGGTTGGCAGGATTATTATTTCAAGCCGATGGAGATTTATTTTAATTCATTAAAGAGGTAA
- a CDS encoding T9SS type A sorting domain-containing protein, translated as MKPAKKIVLFILFFIGSQFILSAYNQLTVSDVRFANYVRPGSIDSAFLVVRSKGLYTEQSMYLTISARGQGFKVTDSLEISYRFDLPAGAIVTDTWLWLDENTISKGKLYDKWTASGIYENIVKRRRDPSLLFKESATQYLLKIFPMSGTGSRKIKITYLIPSTIGRDKLSSQLVSNYLNVGFSKVDLLKVVYFEHAGYTSPAVFNSKGEPVSLYRKSDPSGAIYYNGISLFKDYSENMEFIVQVLKPSPVIFSTFERNGEQYYQLAIEPNSFLESKPTHSLMICLDLDMSNIVGKIPVFSSIITNLKKELGDKDEFNVSFTKGFQYQLYSTQWLNATDDKIEEVFNNISNQISSISSSALLMNETLHWMINSGAGGNILFITSGAGFHNVSSANLLIEALKSEGLERVPFHIADVSSVNVNCSNYGSQYFCNNQYFLTNLARISRGSSNVFLGGQQSLIGTIGIAVTNSVPVLTNPQIYPKPLNGYTYSRYHPVTYDKIGLNEFIFQVGKYKGELPFFIDITGESEGKVYNKFLQIDSSYLVATDKTLEQIWADYQIKYYEAAGGKNPARISDAISLSIDSRVMSLYTAFLCLEDSSYFCPNCVDETKTSTGTKVDKKDVQFIVSPNPFTEQIQIVLNAVSDHVNELALIQVYDLQGKLMYQTRGGTWAGEVLSFDLNLSELKSGMYILVVKLKDKVFKKKIIKL; from the coding sequence ATGAAGCCAGCTAAAAAAATCGTTTTATTCATCCTATTTTTTATTGGATCACAGTTTATACTGAGCGCATACAATCAACTTACAGTTTCTGATGTGCGTTTTGCCAATTATGTCCGGCCGGGAAGTATTGACAGTGCATTTTTGGTCGTACGTTCGAAAGGGCTATATACAGAGCAGAGCATGTATCTTACCATTTCTGCGCGAGGACAGGGATTCAAAGTTACGGATTCATTGGAAATAAGCTATCGGTTTGATTTGCCGGCAGGTGCAATTGTTACCGATACCTGGTTGTGGCTTGATGAAAACACAATAAGTAAAGGCAAACTCTATGATAAGTGGACTGCATCCGGCATATATGAAAACATAGTTAAACGCAGAAGAGACCCATCTTTGCTTTTTAAAGAATCTGCTACTCAATATTTATTAAAAATATTTCCAATGAGTGGTACGGGTTCGAGGAAAATAAAAATCACCTATCTCATACCTTCGACAATAGGTCGGGATAAATTATCCTCCCAACTGGTAAGTAATTATTTAAATGTTGGGTTCAGTAAAGTTGATTTGCTGAAAGTTGTATATTTTGAGCATGCTGGCTACACATCTCCGGCTGTTTTCAATTCAAAGGGCGAACCTGTCAGTTTATATCGGAAATCCGATCCAAGCGGAGCAATCTACTATAATGGAATAAGTTTGTTTAAAGACTATAGCGAGAATATGGAATTTATAGTCCAGGTATTAAAACCATCGCCAGTTATTTTTTCCACTTTTGAAAGAAACGGTGAGCAGTATTATCAGCTGGCAATAGAACCAAATTCTTTTTTGGAATCAAAACCTACACACAGTCTGATGATTTGTCTTGATCTGGACATGTCAAATATTGTAGGAAAAATTCCTGTATTTAGTTCCATCATTACCAATCTAAAGAAAGAACTTGGAGATAAGGATGAATTTAATGTAAGTTTCACCAAGGGGTTTCAATATCAACTATATTCTACGCAATGGTTAAATGCCACCGATGATAAAATAGAAGAAGTATTTAATAATATTTCAAACCAGATTTCTTCTATTTCTTCCTCAGCATTGTTGATGAATGAAACTTTGCATTGGATGATTAATTCAGGGGCCGGTGGAAATATTCTTTTTATTACATCAGGAGCGGGATTTCACAATGTCAGTTCGGCAAATTTACTTATTGAAGCGCTAAAATCCGAAGGACTTGAAAGAGTGCCATTTCATATAGCGGATGTTAGCTCTGTAAATGTAAATTGCAGTAATTATGGAAGCCAGTATTTTTGCAATAACCAGTATTTTCTAACTAACCTTGCTAGGATAAGCAGGGGAAGCAGTAATGTTTTTTTAGGAGGGCAACAATCCTTGATTGGTACCATTGGAATTGCTGTGACAAATTCAGTACCTGTCCTGACCAATCCACAGATTTATCCAAAGCCCTTAAATGGCTACACGTATTCCAGGTATCATCCAGTGACATACGATAAAATTGGATTGAATGAATTCATTTTTCAGGTTGGAAAATACAAAGGGGAGCTGCCTTTCTTCATAGATATAACAGGTGAGTCAGAAGGCAAGGTTTACAATAAATTTTTACAGATCGATTCTTCTTACCTTGTGGCGACAGACAAAACATTAGAGCAGATTTGGGCAGATTATCAAATTAAATATTATGAAGCAGCAGGAGGGAAGAATCCTGCCAGAATTAGTGATGCGATTAGCCTTAGCATCGATTCCAGAGTAATGAGCTTGTATACAGCTTTTTTGTGTCTTGAAGACAGTAGTTATTTCTGTCCAAATTGTGTGGATGAAACTAAAACAAGTACAGGCACGAAAGTGGATAAGAAAGATGTTCAATTTATAGTTAGTCCGAATCCATTTACTGAACAAATACAAATTGTGTTGAATGCGGTTTCAGATCATGTAAATGAATTGGCGCTTATACAAGTTTATGATCTCCAGGGTAAATTGATGTACCAGACAAGGGGAGGAACCTGGGCTGGGGAGGTCTTAAGCTTTGACTTAAACTTGTCTGAACTAAAATCCGGAATGTATATACTTGTGGTAAAGTTAAAGGATAAGGTATTCAAGAAAAAGATCATTAAACTGTAA
- a CDS encoding T9SS type A sorting domain-containing protein: MALKIHLTFGILFLSYWACFAQVHLGPGQKYANIKDAVNVGAIKPGDTVYLHKGSYSGYQLVTNLKGSPMRWIVITRYQNDVIDISGGWQFVSCAYLRFQHLVFRGNAINKGRLFSVDNGGSCITQSKFIQVDSCYFSNTTDAAAIVAFKLAGVDSFVVSNNVFKDFPVCGAMDYNTCRNGVISGNRLENCLTGGHIKGGSSNILMERNIFINASQPSWVAFELGGDTSPQFYCPEDRFEVKNLKFFSNIIIGGYRGVALSSARECKVINNTFYSCGQATLRFLTTSILYPQLYGNIVENNIFAFDQSAYFNGGTQPADAVVFDKNIYYSIIQGVFNGPYWDSPALDLIKDKSPLNFGSSTVIFVDGPKQNFNLVKSSPAIGAGKNQTEPLLDYYGKPYSKGARSIGAIEFQANVGVVENYRKEPIRKLKIFPNPVSDQFIVKSESGNQKLELFNSLGNKLFNFDANQNVPILNLLPGIYFIKGNGECLKFIKN, encoded by the coding sequence ATGGCTTTAAAAATACATTTGACTTTTGGGATTTTGTTTTTGTCTTACTGGGCATGTTTTGCGCAAGTACATTTAGGTCCAGGACAAAAATATGCCAACATAAAAGATGCGGTGAATGTTGGTGCAATAAAACCCGGGGATACTGTTTATTTACATAAAGGATCTTATTCAGGTTACCAATTAGTGACAAATTTGAAGGGTAGTCCTATGCGTTGGATTGTTATAACCAGATACCAAAATGATGTTATAGATATTTCGGGGGGATGGCAATTTGTAAGTTGTGCATATTTGCGATTTCAACATTTAGTTTTCAGAGGTAACGCAATAAACAAAGGGCGATTATTTAGTGTGGACAATGGAGGCAGTTGCATTACCCAGTCCAAGTTTATTCAGGTGGATAGTTGTTATTTTTCCAATACCACAGATGCCGCAGCAATCGTAGCATTTAAGTTGGCCGGGGTGGATAGTTTTGTGGTGAGTAACAATGTTTTTAAAGATTTTCCTGTTTGCGGCGCAATGGACTACAACACTTGTCGCAACGGAGTAATAAGTGGTAACCGATTGGAGAATTGTCTTACCGGAGGACACATTAAAGGCGGTTCCTCAAACATTTTAATGGAACGCAATATTTTTATCAATGCGTCGCAGCCCAGTTGGGTTGCATTTGAATTGGGAGGCGATACCAGTCCTCAATTTTATTGTCCTGAAGACAGATTTGAAGTCAAGAATTTAAAATTCTTTTCGAATATTATTATTGGTGGATATAGAGGAGTTGCTTTGTCCTCTGCAAGAGAATGCAAAGTCATCAACAATACATTTTATTCATGTGGGCAGGCAACCTTGCGCTTTTTGACTACCAGTATATTGTATCCGCAACTTTACGGAAATATAGTGGAGAATAATATTTTTGCATTTGACCAATCTGCTTATTTTAATGGAGGGACTCAGCCAGCAGATGCTGTGGTGTTTGATAAGAATATCTATTACAGCATAATTCAAGGCGTGTTTAATGGTCCTTATTGGGATTCCCCTGCCTTGGATTTAATAAAGGATAAAAGTCCATTAAATTTTGGATCGTCCACAGTAATTTTTGTGGATGGGCCAAAACAGAATTTCAATTTAGTTAAATCCAGTCCTGCAATAGGTGCAGGTAAAAATCAAACAGAGCCTCTCCTTGATTATTATGGAAAGCCATACTCAAAAGGTGCGAGGAGTATTGGTGCAATTGAATTTCAAGCGAACGTAGGGGTAGTCGAGAACTATAGAAAAGAACCGATTAGAAAATTGAAAATTTTTCCCAATCCAGTATCAGATCAATTCATAGTGAAATCAGAATCAGGGAATCAGAAACTGGAACTATTTAATTCACTTGGAAACAAGCTATTTAATTTTGATGCCAACCAAAATGTGCCAATTTTAAATTTATTACCCGGAATTTATTTCATCAAAGGAAACGGAGAATGTCTTAAATTTATTAAAAATTAA
- a CDS encoding TatD family hydrolase, with the protein MRNYWIDTHTHIYLSDFQEDLKEMMDRAVESGLEKILLPNIEADTIDQVVRMKSEYPNHCDIMMGLHPCSVKENYLEELSCIEKALAENSCKGIGEIGLDLYWDKTSIDRQIDAYTIQLKWSRETGLPVSVHTREATEEALSILEKLQDGKITGVFHCFSGTLEQAQRLIQLGFYLGIGGVVTYKKTDLPGLLIKLGLDRIVLETDAPYLSPVPYRGKRNEPAYIPVIGTRIGEILNISLEEVSKITTQNAKAVFYPELVSSKS; encoded by the coding sequence ATGAGAAATTATTGGATTGACACGCACACACATATTTATCTTTCAGATTTTCAAGAGGATTTAAAAGAGATGATGGACAGAGCTGTTGAATCAGGTCTGGAAAAGATACTGTTACCTAACATAGAAGCAGATACTATTGATCAAGTTGTCAGGATGAAAAGTGAATACCCAAATCATTGTGACATCATGATGGGTTTGCACCCTTGTTCTGTTAAAGAAAATTATCTTGAAGAATTAAGCTGTATTGAAAAAGCTTTAGCAGAAAACTCTTGCAAAGGTATTGGGGAAATAGGTCTCGATTTATATTGGGACAAAACAAGTATTGATCGGCAAATAGATGCTTATACCATCCAATTAAAATGGAGTCGGGAAACAGGGTTGCCGGTTAGTGTGCATACCAGAGAGGCTACTGAGGAAGCCCTAAGCATTTTGGAAAAGCTTCAGGATGGCAAGATTACGGGTGTATTCCATTGCTTCAGCGGGACCCTTGAGCAAGCTCAACGGCTTATTCAGTTGGGTTTTTATCTTGGAATAGGAGGGGTAGTTACCTATAAAAAAACAGATTTACCTGGATTGTTAATAAAATTGGGTCTGGACAGAATTGTACTGGAAACAGATGCGCCCTACTTGAGTCCAGTGCCTTATAGAGGAAAACGCAATGAGCCGGCTTATATACCAGTTATAGGTACCAGGATTGGCGAGATTTTGAACATAAGTTTGGAAGAAGTAAGCAAAATTACGACCCAAAATGCAAAAGCCGTCTTTTACCCCGAATTGGTATCCTCTAAATCCTAG
- the ruvX gene encoding Holliday junction resolvase RuvX — MGRILSIDYGKKRCGIAVTDPLQMIVSALDTIDTENIEEYLLSYCKLEQIEKIVFGLPLHTDGNETHLTQEVKTFCKNLHEKLPQVKFDFQEESFTSVKAKEAILLSGTPKMKRRDKRLVDRISAVIILQEYLGHY, encoded by the coding sequence ATGGGACGCATACTATCCATTGATTACGGTAAAAAACGTTGTGGCATCGCAGTTACTGATCCATTACAAATGATTGTTAGTGCATTGGATACTATTGATACAGAGAATATAGAGGAGTACCTATTGTCTTATTGTAAGTTGGAGCAAATAGAAAAAATTGTCTTTGGGTTACCATTACATACCGATGGCAATGAAACTCATTTAACACAAGAGGTAAAAACGTTTTGTAAAAATCTACACGAAAAGTTACCACAAGTAAAATTTGATTTTCAGGAAGAATCCTTCACCTCTGTCAAAGCGAAAGAGGCTATTCTACTTAGTGGAACTCCTAAAATGAAAAGAAGAGACAAGAGACTTGTAGATCGCATTAGTGCGGTGATTATACTGCAGGAATATCTTGGACATTATTGA
- a CDS encoding archaeosortase/exosortase family protein translates to MPHQLTGFTPTLMQKYLRNELIKYALVMVLVLMMFFIFSSTGIYEQLIQQPISSLFARSSALLLNLFGYDSWAEDMNIHCGDAVVSISKGCDAIAPIFLSALAIALFPKVRMRNKIKGILFVVLVLAILNLVRILSLVFSQLYYPEIFDFLHIEFWQFIFLVSSGALFIHWLIRNTNYDSTKVQL, encoded by the coding sequence ATGCCACATCAATTGACAGGTTTTACACCAACTCTAATGCAGAAGTACTTGAGGAATGAACTCATTAAGTATGCATTGGTAATGGTTCTGGTTTTAATGATGTTTTTTATATTTTCCTCCACTGGCATCTATGAGCAATTGATCCAACAGCCCATTTCCAGTTTATTTGCCAGAAGCAGTGCCTTGCTACTTAATTTATTCGGGTATGATTCCTGGGCTGAAGATATGAACATTCATTGTGGTGATGCGGTGGTAAGTATTTCCAAAGGATGCGATGCCATTGCACCTATATTTTTAAGTGCTCTTGCAATAGCATTATTTCCAAAAGTTAGGATGCGAAATAAGATCAAGGGAATTTTGTTTGTTGTTTTAGTTTTAGCCATACTCAATTTAGTACGCATCCTGAGTTTGGTTTTTAGCCAATTGTACTATCCGGAAATATTTGATTTTCTGCACATAGAATTCTGGCAATTTATTTTTTTAGTCAGCTCCGGGGCACTTTTTATCCATTGGCTTATCCGGAATACAAATTATGATTCAACCAAAGTTCAGCTATAG
- a CDS encoding IPTL-CTERM sorting domain-containing protein encodes MDFIQSNLKKWPVLSFFFTLGFFLPATFANVYFDPGPGTGAPPVLFKSFAMQPFAPDPSALGAAISSLPSPAPCGSGLSFSTPGSHRRIGQGWATWSHGYTGDVYQFYGTSTTINLPPGTRSFYFYAESNNFSTYTATAVANDGTTSGPISINGNSGAKFIGFYATGSKCLLKSITITFPPAAAGFAIGEFGISCLSMVPTMGEWGLILMGLVLFAIAGVFMIRRKLVLSNGMSMESDGGFSSGIVFDRKLFMKSLAIVWLSGLIGFGISIFGFGYSLTGADVPGFSLSSIVLAFIVQLGIQYSNREE; translated from the coding sequence ATGGATTTCATTCAATCAAACCTTAAGAAGTGGCCAGTACTGTCCTTCTTTTTTACCTTAGGTTTCTTTTTACCAGCAACTTTTGCCAACGTATATTTTGATCCGGGTCCGGGCACCGGAGCTCCGCCGGTACTATTCAAGAGTTTTGCCATGCAGCCATTTGCACCGGATCCATCTGCTCTTGGGGCAGCCATCAGTAGCTTACCATCTCCGGCACCTTGCGGTAGCGGATTGTCCTTCAGTACTCCGGGTTCTCACCGTCGAATTGGGCAAGGTTGGGCTACCTGGAGTCATGGCTATACTGGCGATGTATATCAATTTTATGGTACATCAACAACAATAAATTTACCCCCTGGAACCAGATCATTTTACTTTTACGCGGAATCCAATAATTTCAGTACGTATACAGCGACTGCCGTAGCTAATGATGGCACAACATCAGGTCCTATTTCTATAAATGGTAATTCTGGGGCTAAATTTATTGGATTTTATGCTACCGGTTCTAAATGTTTGTTGAAGTCAATTACCATTACCTTCCCTCCAGCTGCCGCAGGTTTTGCCATAGGAGAATTCGGAATCAGTTGTCTGAGCATGGTGCCGACCATGGGTGAGTGGGGACTAATTCTTATGGGATTGGTTTTATTTGCCATTGCCGGTGTATTTATGATCAGAAGAAAATTGGTTCTATCCAATGGTATGTCGATGGAGTCAGATGGTGGCTTTTCATCAGGAATTGTGTTTGACCGAAAACTTTTCATGAAGTCACTGGCCATAGTGTGGTTAAGTGGATTGATTGGGTTTGGCATTTCAATTTTTGGATTCGGATATAGTCTTACTGGTGCAGACGTTCCGGGATTCAGTCTCTCCAGTATAGTTTTGGCTTTCATTGTCCAACTGGGAATACAATACAGCAATAGGGAAGAATAA
- a CDS encoding IPTL-CTERM sorting domain-containing protein: protein MAFCKFHLRSSFVVAQFFFFAFLSNSLFGGVVFDPGPGTGPPPAVFNKYVMRTFEPDPTALLTPTTSLPSPSQCGNSLRFSTPALHLKVGQGWETWSHGYSGDVYTYFDQTAAIILLPQGTRAFYFYTEPNVYSNYTAEAIADDGTSSGPITIQGYAGAKFIGFYVTGSQCLLKTIKITYPPAAGGFAIAEFAISCMPAIPTMSEWGLILLGLGLLSIAGVFMFRRKLVFENGMATEMDHSINQMIPFHKELMLKSWLAVGLIGIFAFNLAILGFGYQLTGADVPGFGLSSLFIAYIVHLGITYQRRP from the coding sequence TTGGCGGAGTAGTTTTTGATCCGGGGCCGGGAACAGGACCACCTCCTGCAGTTTTTAATAAGTACGTCATGCGGACTTTTGAGCCAGATCCAACTGCACTGTTAACCCCCACCACTAGTCTTCCTTCTCCATCACAATGTGGAAACAGTCTGAGGTTTAGTACACCTGCATTGCACCTTAAGGTAGGTCAGGGATGGGAAACCTGGAGTCATGGTTATAGCGGAGATGTTTATACTTATTTTGATCAAACGGCGGCCATCATCTTACTACCACAAGGAACAAGGGCATTTTATTTTTATACGGAACCCAATGTATATAGTAATTACACGGCGGAGGCTATTGCTGATGATGGAACCTCCTCAGGACCAATAACGATTCAGGGATATGCCGGTGCCAAATTTATTGGTTTTTATGTTACTGGCTCACAATGCTTACTGAAGACCATCAAAATTACGTATCCACCTGCAGCTGGTGGGTTTGCCATTGCAGAGTTTGCGATTAGTTGTATGCCGGCAATTCCAACCATGAGCGAATGGGGGTTAATATTGTTAGGACTAGGACTACTATCCATAGCAGGTGTATTTATGTTTAGAAGGAAGTTGGTATTTGAGAATGGAATGGCTACTGAAATGGATCATTCGATTAATCAAATGATACCATTCCATAAAGAGTTGATGTTAAAGTCTTGGCTTGCGGTGGGTCTTATAGGGATATTTGCGTTTAATCTTGCAATTCTGGGTTTTGGTTATCAGTTAACTGGTGCTGACGTGCCAGGATTTGGACTTTCAAGCCTATTCATTGCATATATTGTTCATTTGGGAATAACCTACCAAAGGCGACCATAA